The sequence TATTGATTAGTTTCTGAAGAGCTCAGAAAACAAACGttaaaaataaaaagtatttcATATTACAAATGGTAAACTTAAGTACTCCAAGTTGATCTTATTTACATAAAACAATGAGTGGAACCCCATTAAGCAACTTAACAAAAATAAAAGTAACCGTTGAAGCTtttctaacttaaagaaagaaaacaataaCGAAAAAGTACATTGTACTGTAACTCAGAAGTCAGGCAGCTTTTGTTAAGTGTTCAGTTTTTCACAGCCCTCACGCCCTCCTTTGGCGCCATATAGGCTACAGCAAAAGTATAGGCTATTGTAAGTTTATTTTTACTTTCTAATACTGAATTTCTTCGGGTGGTCACTTCCATGCAGAGCTTGGTCTCAATCAACAAAAGTCACTCTCACATATCttgtacaaaaaaaacaacacgaAACACAACAGATCGTGTCATGTTTGTTGCTGTTTATCTCTCTTGTTCACCGGCTCGATGTCCAGGGCACCGTCTCCAGAACGCGCCACCGGAGAGCGCGAGGCACCCAGTCCAAGTGCCAGCCCCGTTCCCTCCGGTCTTGTGCTATATCGTCCTACAACCAATGGTGCGGTAGATACAACCTCGCTATCAAACGATGTCCTTTCGTTCAATTTCTGTTACAGTCTGTTGCCCCTTTTGTCCTCCCTTCAGAATGTCTGAAGTTGCTGCGTAAGCATGAGCTGGCACCCGCTGTTGACGTGGTTCATCACCTTCTGCTTCAGCTGGGCCACCTGCTCGCGCAGCATGTTGGCCGTGGACGCGAGATCAGAGTTTTGAGATTTCAGGTTCTTTACTTTGTCCTCGAGCCGGGAGATTCTTtccagcttcctcttcctgcatTTGGAAGCCGCGATCCGATTCcgcatcctctttctctccgctTTGATGCGCTCTTGGTTTTCCATGTCAAtcggggacagagggggggtcTCTCCAGGCATCTCTGGGACAGTTTGAGGCTCCTCTTTAAGCGCTGCCAGTCGGGGAATAGCGGCAGTAGACTGGCTGTACAGAGGGAGCTGCGGCGGGGCAGCTGAGAAGGACATAGTTGGAGCTGAAGTTGTGTAACTCGGGGCGGAGTTGGTGCTGATCGCCGGGTTAAATGTGCTCAGATCCTCGTAGACGGGTGAATCAGAGCGCATGGCTACGTTGTTGTTATAGGCAACTGCGCTCGCCACAGATGATACAGGCGGCAGGGTGTTTACACTGGGCTGCGGAGCTGAGCTTACACTAACACTGGACACGTTGGGCATGTGTTGGTGGTGGAGTTCCGCTAAAGCACGAACGAAGCCCTCTGCGAATCCCTCCTGCGCGTCAGTCACGTTTTTTGGGCAGAGGAACTGTGTCGGAGTCGGCGTTGTGGTTATTAGGCCGTTGCTGGACTGGATGATGAGTTGTTCCAGCTCCGGTGAGGCTAGTTTGAGTAGCCCAACGTCCGGAGATGTCAGTATGTCACTGGCTTTCGCCCGTAAATGAGGTTTGAGAGTGACCGTTGGGTCGCCGAGGTTCAATGTCATGTTGTGTTTCAGTGGCTTCTGGTTGTATCCATAACCCGTGTTATCATGCTGAGAAAAAGCGTTCAGCGAGTCATCATAAAAAGTAGTTTCCATCTTGGTAGACATAGAAAACAAACCACCTACTCGCGTAAGAATGTCTCTGCACAATATTGTTTTATTTCCTCGTTCCTTATTTAACTAGTTTTAGGCGAAATGTTCTCAGTAGAAGTTCTTCGCGATAGCGGCAACGTCCTTTTCTTTTCTAAACTTCTATTCTGCGGAGCGGTCGCGTGTCCCAGAACCAAGTCAAAACTTCAGAACTTGAAAGCGCTCCTCCTTGTCACGCTGAAGAATATTCTGTTTCGTGAGCGAAGCCGAACGTTCTTTAGAACGCTTCTCCCGCTCTGTCCAGACTTGTAGTCAGTCACGAAAGAAAAGCGCTTTCGTTAACTTCAGTATTTAGTTATACACcacctgagatgtggttaccCTCTCTTGAGCGGTGTGTATACTCTGAGAAGTACAGCGTGGAGGCCAACCTTATCTGCTACCGCTGCCTCTCTAAAAATAACGATGATGTCACGCCTAGGCTCTCCCATTGGCTGGAGGCGATTCGAAGGGCGTGCGCTAATTTTCAGATAAGGTGCGTTGCCTTGACGACCACCCAGAAGATTCTTAGTCTCGCTCTCGCGGTGGCTTATGGGATGAAGTCATCGTGTAAGGCGAGGAGCGCAATGCATTCTGGGATTACGTATTGTTTTTGAATATCTTGTTACCCGCTCTCTCTCAGTGGCCGGATTGCCTTTCGTTTTTACATGGATTTTAGTGCAAATCTCTGGATAAAATATTTTGATACAGACTACATTATTTACTGTAGTTTATATGCTATCCCATTGTGGTCCTATTTTTTCATtcttaataaaataaaacaaaattatTATCATCTTACATGAGAAAGCTTTTGGATAATGTACCAGGTTTCAAATCTATTCTATTCCTTATGACTATCACATGCAACATTCTTTTTATCTACTAGTAATAGTTTAGCGTTCCATTGCTAAGTATAGAAAGAAGGTTCAGAATAACGTACAGACAGACTTTTCACTACCCCCTGCACAGTGGGTGGTGGGAGTGGATTCAGTCGCTACTGTGCGTGTTTGGTTTGTTATTGCGTGCTGTAAATGTCTCGACGGTGGTCTTGTTTCTGTGCTCGGTCTTGTGGTTGGAAACTTttcccctctaacacacacacacacacgcacacacacacacacacacacacacacacacacacacacacacacacacacacacacacacacacacacacacacggccaacATATGCTGAGACACTGAGAATAGGACACCTGGGCAGGTAACACATGCCAACACAGCTAAAACCATATTCATCCCCGAGACCTATTAAAGTGAGGATTATAGAAAGCACCACAGCCAACCGTAACACTGACGTCCCATCCTCTTAAAGACCCAGTCCATCCCACAGCTCTCCCTGGGACCGCTGGTAATTAGTGGTGGTCCAGTCCATTGTCCCCTGACCTGTGGTCAGAAATCACCGGGGTTTTAAAGGGAAGGTCAACACGGTGCCTCTGACGTACCACCTGCCCCCACGCTGTCTGGGTCACCGTCCCACCCCACATCTTTACTGCCCTGCCCTCCGTGTCCAGCGCGTCACGCCTTAATCCGTCCCCCTGGCGCGACAGGTAAATCAGTCCCCGCTGTGTTAGCCTGAGCACACAGAGAAGGTCCAGGGTGGGGTGACCCCAGAACGTAAAACACCAGCTCTTTATGGCTTGTAATGTTATCTTTATGTACTGAGTATGTCGGATGTATTAAGTACTGCTATGAAAGGCAGCCATTAGGGATCGATAAAAATGGTatcttgttttattttatttaatcttGCTTTGATTGAAAGCCAGAAGAAGAGATAACTGTGATGGAGTTTCCGTGGTTCACACGCTCACTTTGCACTCTGGCAACTGGTGATCCCAGAGAAGGTTCAAGGTCTTCATAGATAGGCATTCCCAATGTCCATAAATGGTCCACTTCCTGTgatttttattgtgtttttatgtCTTCATGTGAAGTTTGTGCAACTGTAGAGTTGATGGTGGGCCAGTCAGGAGAGAAGCCAGACCAAACGCTCACTTCCGGTCCTCTGTGTTTCCTTGGTG is a genomic window of Osmerus mordax isolate fOsmMor3 chromosome 26, fOsmMor3.pri, whole genome shotgun sequence containing:
- the jun gene encoding transcription factor AP-1; this translates as MSTKMETTFYDDSLNAFSQHDNTGYGYNQKPLKHNMTLNLGDPTVTLKPHLRAKASDILTSPDVGLLKLASPELEQLIIQSSNGLITTTPTPTQFLCPKNVTDAQEGFAEGFVRALAELHHQHMPNVSSVSVSSAPQPSVNTLPPVSSVASAVAYNNNVAMRSDSPVYEDLSTFNPAISTNSAPSYTTSAPTMSFSAAPPQLPLYSQSTAAIPRLAALKEEPQTVPEMPGETPPLSPIDMENQERIKAERKRMRNRIAASKCRKRKLERISRLEDKVKNLKSQNSDLASTANMLREQVAQLKQKVMNHVNSGCQLMLTQQLQTF